A stretch of the Elephas maximus indicus isolate mEleMax1 chromosome 3, mEleMax1 primary haplotype, whole genome shotgun sequence genome encodes the following:
- the GRIN3B gene encoding glutamate receptor ionotropic, NMDA 3B: MAQSREGLESPPRTEYRPCGPGAAGAAQVGGVVRGGLARPVTVPAPSQSVSPAGPPGAGNFAMEFVRRALWLGLALALGSRPARAHPQPCGELALTGGSLRLGAFLPRAPAARARARAALARAALAPPRLPHNLSLELVVTAPPARDPASLARGLCRALAAPGVAALLAFPEARPELLQLHFLAAATETPVLSLLRREARAPLGAPSPFHLQLDWASPLETLLDVLWSVLQAHAWEDVGLVLCRVRDPSGLVALWTRRAGRAPKLVLDLSRPGAGDAGLQSRLAPLGALAGAEAPVPVAVLLGCDTAGARQVLAAVPLGPRWLLGTPLPTKALPTEGLPLGLLALGEVARPPLEAAIQDAVALVARALGSVARVHPEHTLLPTAVNCTDLRPAGPESSGQFLARFLANTSFQGLTGPVWVTSTSQVHMSRSFKVWSLRQDLLGAPAWATVGWWRDGQLELEPGSTAVRPPPPPGTQARAKLRVVTLVEHPFVFARESDEDGQCSAGQLCLAPSTNDSAAVDALFVALANGSVPRALRKCSYGYRIDLLERLAEDTPFDFQLYIVGDGKYGALRDGRWTGLVGDLLAGTAHMAVTSFSINSARSRVLDFTSPFFSTSLGTLVRAHDTAAPIGAFTWPLHWSMWLGVFAALHLVALVLTLYEWHSPYGLTPRGRNHSTVFSYSSALNLCYAILCGRTVSSKTPKCPTGRFLMNLWAIFCLLVLSSYTANLAAVMVGDKTFEELSGIHDPKLHRPPPGFRVGTVRESSAETYIRKSFPETHWHMSRHGAPTTPDGVAMLTSDPPRLNAFIMDKSLLDYEVSIDADCRLLTVGKPFAIEGYGIGLPQNLALTSKLSESISSYKSSGFMDLLHDKWYKMVPCGKRVFAVTETLQMSIYHFSGLFVLLCLGLGSALLSSLGEHIFYRLALPRIRRGNKLQYWLHTSQKIHRALNTEPPEGQSGEKPEPESSGPAEPQEQEAVGPGGWRRVRRPVRTEQRRVRSLLEPVAADAEADAGPPEDSVWLCSKGRAPAPPPAGALGPGELVALEAHIASVRERLRQALVRRGELLTQLGGYSRDPQLLPLQERADTEEAP; encoded by the exons ATGGCTCAGAGCCGGGAAGGGTTAGAGAGTCCGCCCCGTACGGAGTACCGGCCATGCGGACCGGGCGCTGCTGGGGCTGCGCAGGTGGGCGGGGTGGTGCGGGGAGGTCTGGCCAGGCCGGTCACTGTCCCCGCTCCCTCGCAGTCGGTGTCCCCAGCAGGTCCGCCCGGAGCCGGCAACTTTGCCATGGAGTTTGTGCGGCGCGCGCTGTGGCTCGGCCTGGCGCTGGCGCTGGGGTCGCGCCCTGCCCGTGCCCACCCGCAGCCTTGCGGCGAGCTGGCGCTCACGGGGGGCTCGCTGCGCCTGGGCGCCTTCCTGCCCCGCGCGCCGGCCGCCCGCGCCCGTGCCCGCGCTGCCCTGGCCCGGGCCGCCCTGGCGCCGCCGCGGCTGCCGCACAACCTGAGTCTGGAGCTGGTGGTCACCGCGCCCCCCGCCCGCGACCCCGCCTCGCTGGCCCGCGGCCTGTGCCGGGCGCTGGCGGCTCCTGGCGTGGCGGCCCTGCTCGCCTTTCCCGAGGCACGGCCGGAGCTGCTGCAGCTACACTTCCTGGCGGCCGCCACCGAGACCCCTGTACTCAGCTTGCTGCGGCGGGAGGCGCGCGCGCCCCTTGGCGCCCCG AGCCCCTTCCACCTGCAGCTGGACTGGGCCAGCCCCCTGGAGACACTGCTGGATGTGCTGTGGTCGGTGCTGCAGGCACATGCCTGGGAGGACGTTGGCCTGGTGCTCTGCCGCGTCCGGGACCCCAGTGGTCTGGTGGCCCTCTGGACACGCCGGGCTGGCCGGGCCCCGAAACTCGTGCTGGACTTGAGCCGGCCGGGCGCCGGTGATGCAGGGCTGCAGTCCCGCCTGGCCCCGCTAGGGGCGCTGGCAGGGGCTGAGGCCCCGGTGCCGGTGGCTGTGCTCCTGGGCTGTGACACCGCCGGTGCCCGGCAAGTGCTGGCAGCCGTGCCCCTGGGGCCCCGATGGCTGCTGGGCACGCCACTGCCCACCAAGGCGCTGCCCACCGAGGGCCTGCCGCTTGGGCTGCTGGCTCTGGGTGAGGTGGCCCGGCCTCCACTGGAGGCCGCTATCCAGGATGCTGTGGCGCTGGTGGCACGGGCGTTGGGCAGTGTGGCCCGTGTGCACCCCGAGCACACCCTCCTTCCTACCGCCGTCAACTGCACAGACCTGCGGCCAGCCGGGCCTGAGTCCTCCGGCCAGTTCCTGGCACG gttcctggccAACACGTCCTTCCAGGGCCTCACAGGGCCAGTGTGGGTGACAAGCACGTCCCAGGTTCACATGTCTCGCAGCTTTAAAGTGTGGAGCCTCCGCCAGGATCTGCTGGGTGCCCCAGCCTGGGCTACGGTGGGCTGGTGGCGTGATGGGCAGCTGGAGCTGGAGCCGGGGAGCACTGCCGTGaggcccccacccccaccggGGACCCAGGCCCGGGCCAAGCTGCGTGTAGTGACGCTGGTGGAGCACCCGTTTGTGTTTGCCCGCGAGTCGGACGAGGACGGCCAGTGCTCGGCGGGCCAGCTGTGCCTGGCGCCCAGCACCaacgactcagcagcagtggacgCGCTGTTTGTCGCGCTGGCCAACGGCTCTGTGCCCCGAGCCCTGCGTAAGTGCAGCTACGGCTACCGCATCGACCTGCTGGAGCGGCTGGCCGAGGACACGCCCTTCGACTTCCAGCTCTACATCGTGGGCGACGGCAAGTACGGCGCCCTGCGCGATGGCCGCTGGACCGGCCTCGTGGGTGACCTGCTGGCCGGCACGGCCCACATGGCGGTCACCAGCTTCAGTATCAACTCTGCCCGCTCTCGCGTGCTGGACTTCACCAGCCCCTTCTTCTCCACCAGCCTGGGTACCCTGGTGCGTGCGCACGACACCGCCGCGCCGATCGGCGCCTTCACCTGGCCGCTGCACTGGTCCATGTGGCTGGGCGTCTTCGCGGCGCTGCACCTCGTGGCGCTCGTCCTCACGCTCTACGAGTGGCACAGCCCGTACGGCCTCACGCCCCGCGGCCGCAACCACAGCACCGTCTTCTCCTACTCCTCAGCCCTCAACCTCTGCTACGCCATCCTCTGTGGCCGGACCGTGTCCAGCAAGACCCCCAAGTGCCCCACTGGGCGTTTCCTGATGAACCTCTGGGCCATCTTCTGCCTGCTCGTGCTGTCCAGCTACACGGCCAACCTGGCTGCCGTCATGGTTGGGGACAAGACCTTCGAGGAGCTGTCTGGGATCCATGACCCAAAG CTGCACCGCCCGCCGCCCGGCTTCCGCGTGGGCACCGTGCGGGAGAGCAGCGCCGAGACCTACATCAGGAAGAGCTTCCCCGAGACGCACTGGCACATGAGCCGCCACGGCGCACCCACCACGCCCGACGGGGTCGCCATGCTCAC GAGCGACCCCCCCAGGCTGAACGCTTTCATTATGGACAAGTCTCTCCTGGACTACGAGGTCTCCATCGACGCCGACTGCAGACTGCTGACCGTGGGCAAGCCGTTCGCCATCGAAG GTTACGGCATCGGGCTGCCCCAGAACTTGGCGCTCACCTCCAAGCTGTCCGAGTCCATCAGCAGCTACAAGTCCTCGGGCTTCATGGACCTGCTGCACGACAAGTGGTACAAGATGGTCCCTTGCGGAAAGCGGGTCTTCGCTGTGACGGAG ACCTTGCAGATGAGCATCTACCACttctcgggcctgttcgtgctgCTCTGCCTGGGTCTGGGCAGCGCCCTGCTCAGCTCACTGGGCGAACACATCTTCTACCGCCTGGCGCTGCCGCGCATCCGCAGGGGCAACAAGCTGCAATACTGGCTGCACACGAGCCAG AAAATCCACCGGGCCCTCAACACCGAGCCGCCGGAAGGGCAGAGCGGGGAGAAGCCGGAGCCCGAGTCCAG CGGACCCGCGGAGCCTCAGGAGCAAGAGGCGGTGGGCCCGGGCGGCTGGAGGCGGGTGCGCCGCCCAGTGAGGACTGAGCAGCGCCGCGTGCGCTCCCTGCTGGAGCCTGTGGCTGCGGACGCAGAGGCGGACGCCGGGCCGCCGGAGGACTCAGTGTGGCTCTGCTCCAAAGGCCGCGCGCCGGCCCCACCGCCCGCGGGCGCCCTGGGCCCCGGCGAGCTGGTGGCGCTGGAGGCGCACATCGCGAGTGTGCGCGAACGGCTGCGCCAGGCGCTGGTGCGGCGCGGCGAGCTCCTGACTCAGCTCGGAGGCTATTCCCGCGACCCGCAGCTGCTACCGCTGCAGGAACGCGCCGACACCGAGGAAGCCCCGTGA